Proteins encoded within one genomic window of Helicobacter sp. 'house sparrow 1':
- a CDS encoding NAD(P)H-hydrate epimerase, whose amino-acid sequence MLEVYRDNKALDSRCITQFDLSEEILMENAGIALKDLIKKVTHKGSVISIVCGGGNNGADGYVLARQLSGDYKVRILVAKEPKSPLCIKQYHRAMAVGVECVKKLLPCDVVVDCLIGSGMQSRLDEKMQKIIAMMQGVGRIKIACDIPSGIDSNGVIKDCAFCADYTVAMGGISLALLSDFAKDYVGEIIIGDLGVSRQKYSLPSQIKLLQKEDYNPPIRKKQASHKGDFGHLSVYAGERGGAGNLCGMAGLSFGVGSVSIVGNLHPYFAELMYEKEVSSKTTAFCIGMGMLGSQEDSKDLTRSASLPKEFLDLPKQIPCVLDADILKNQEIIEILQSYENLVITPHYGEFLCLWELAFDEVLPKQKFLENKFDYLMQWGERFPKVVTLLKGANVVIAQKNKVFINPFGNVALAKAGSGDVLAGLIGALLAQGKTPLESALQGSLSHSFGAQSFKEKNFALRPLELLQEIKGA is encoded by the coding sequence ATGCTAGAGGTATATCGTGATAACAAGGCTTTAGATTCTAGATGCATTACTCAATTTGATTTGAGTGAAGAAATACTAATGGAAAACGCAGGAATTGCGCTCAAAGATCTAATCAAAAAGGTAACTCATAAAGGCAGTGTAATTAGCATTGTTTGTGGTGGGGGCAATAATGGAGCAGATGGCTATGTATTGGCACGGCAATTATCAGGAGACTATAAAGTTAGAATCTTAGTTGCAAAAGAGCCAAAAAGCCCTTTGTGTATCAAGCAATACCATCGAGCGATGGCAGTGGGTGTAGAGTGTGTAAAAAAGCTTTTGCCCTGTGATGTGGTGGTGGATTGTCTTATTGGTAGTGGGATGCAATCTAGGCTTGATGAAAAGATGCAAAAGATTATTGCAATGATGCAGGGAGTAGGGCGTATTAAAATAGCTTGTGATATTCCTAGTGGTATTGATAGTAATGGAGTGATTAAAGATTGTGCTTTTTGTGCGGATTATACAGTTGCTATGGGAGGAATTTCTCTAGCACTATTAAGTGATTTTGCAAAAGATTATGTGGGTGAAATTATCATAGGAGATCTTGGAGTAAGTAGGCAAAAATATTCTTTACCCTCTCAAATTAAGCTTTTGCAAAAAGAAGATTATAATCCCCCAATTAGAAAGAAACAGGCTTCTCATAAGGGCGATTTTGGGCATTTAAGTGTGTATGCAGGAGAGAGGGGAGGTGCAGGAAATTTATGTGGGATGGCTGGACTTAGTTTTGGTGTGGGAAGTGTAAGTATAGTTGGAAATTTGCACCCTTATTTTGCAGAGCTGATGTATGAAAAGGAGGTCTCATCAAAAACTACAGCTTTTTGTATTGGTATGGGAATGCTAGGTAGTCAAGAAGATTCAAAAGATCTTACTAGGAGTGCCTCTTTGCCTAAAGAATTTTTAGATCTCCCCAAACAAATACCCTGTGTTTTAGATGCTGATATTTTAAAAAATCAAGAGATTATTGAGATTTTACAGAGCTATGAAAACTTAGTCATTACACCTCATTATGGAGAGTTTTTGTGCCTTTGGGAGTTGGCATTTGATGAGGTTTTGCCAAAACAAAAGTTTTTAGAAAATAAGTTTGATTATTTGATGCAGTGGGGTGAGAGATTCCCAAAAGTTGTAACCCTTCTTAAGGGAGCAAATGTAGTGATCGCACAAAAAAATAAAGTTTTTATCAATCCTTTTGGAAATGTCGCTTTAGCAAAAGCAGGAAGCGGAGATGTATTGGCAGGACTTATTGGTGCACTCCTAGCACAGGGAAAAACTCCATTAGAATCTGCTCTGCAAGGAAGTCTTTCTCATAGCTTTGGCGCACAAAGTTTTAAGGAAAAAAACTTTGCCCTAAGGCCTTTAGAGCTATTGCAAGAGATAAAGGGGGCATAA
- the mqnP gene encoding menaquinone biosynthesis prenyltransferase MqnP — protein sequence MLKNFLKKAKNFSELVMFEHTIFSASFSFIAICVALMYKYFSQTFSWGESIKLFILCILALISARNFAMGFNRLCDRDIDSKNERTKNRPSVDGRIGLLGIIVFCLINAGIFIFTSYFINDLAFYLSFLFLFILGFYSLMKRFSILAHFVLGLSLGLAPIAGAIAILGFIPLWSIFLSLGVLFWVAGFDLLYSLQDMEFDRQQKLFSFPSKFGVKKTLIYSRISHFSAVVFWILFLCEIDSGMFGIIGVVSAGMMLCYEQYIVAKDLKNIPRAFFVTNGYLGFVFLSFIVLEVLARIFYA from the coding sequence GTGTTAAAAAATTTTTTAAAAAAAGCAAAAAACTTTAGCGAGTTGGTGATGTTTGAGCACACAATTTTTTCAGCATCATTTAGTTTTATTGCAATTTGTGTTGCCCTAATGTATAAGTATTTTTCGCAAACTTTTAGTTGGGGTGAGAGCATCAAGCTTTTTATTTTATGTATTCTTGCACTGATCAGTGCAAGAAACTTTGCAATGGGATTTAATCGTCTTTGTGATAGGGATATTGATTCTAAAAATGAAAGGACTAAAAATCGTCCTAGTGTTGATGGAAGAATTGGATTACTTGGGATTATTGTTTTTTGTTTGATTAATGCTGGAATTTTCATATTTACTAGTTACTTTATCAATGATTTAGCCTTCTATCTTTCTTTTTTATTTTTATTTATTTTAGGGTTTTATTCTTTAATGAAGCGCTTTAGCATTCTAGCTCACTTTGTTTTAGGTCTTTCTTTGGGGCTAGCTCCAATTGCTGGTGCCATTGCAATTTTAGGATTCATTCCTTTATGGAGTATTTTTTTATCCCTAGGAGTTTTATTTTGGGTGGCGGGATTTGATTTGTTATATTCCTTACAGGATATGGAGTTTGATAGACAACAAAAGCTCTTCTCATTTCCCTCAAAATTTGGTGTAAAAAAAACCCTAATTTATTCAAGAATCTCTCATTTTAGTGCGGTTGTTTTTTGGATTTTGTTCTTGTGTGAAATTGATTCTGGAATGTTTGGAATTATCGGGGTTGTAAGTGCTGGTATGATGCTTTGTTATGAGCAATATATTGTTGCAAAAGATCTAAAAAATATACCTAGAGCTTTTTTTGTGACAAATGGTTATTTGGGATTTGTATTTTTATCATTTATTGTATTAGAGGTCTTAGCAAGGATTTTTTATGCATAA
- a CDS encoding tetratricopeptide repeat protein, producing MKKSFFLLGIFLYFWTLSYADDVSKLEKECNANNAKSCGELGGLYVNGQDVEQDFVKAKELFEKACNGGEARVCFVLGILYENEEIAGHDYIKAKEFFEKACNGGDIKGCLLLGDLYETGKGVKQDYIKARELYEKACNGGNALGCDGLGFLYESGQGVRQDYAKAKEFYGKACDGGMQLGCDGYKRFNEAEY from the coding sequence ATGAAAAAATCTTTTTTCCTTTTAGGGATTTTTTTATACTTTTGGACTTTGAGCTATGCTGATGATGTGAGTAAGCTAGAAAAGGAATGCAATGCAAATAATGCTAAAAGTTGCGGTGAATTAGGAGGGTTATATGTCAATGGGCAAGATGTAGAGCAGGATTTTGTTAAAGCCAAAGAACTTTTTGAAAAAGCCTGCAATGGTGGAGAAGCTAGAGTTTGTTTTGTTTTGGGAATTTTATATGAAAATGAAGAAATTGCAGGACATGACTATATTAAAGCTAAAGAATTTTTTGAGAAAGCCTGCAATGGTGGAGATATTAAAGGTTGTCTTCTTTTAGGAGATTTATATGAAACTGGAAAAGGCGTAAAACAAGACTACATTAAAGCAAGAGAGCTCTATGAAAAAGCTTGTAATGGTGGAAATGCTTTAGGTTGCGATGGCCTAGGATTTTTGTATGAATCTGGACAAGGCGTAAGACAGGATTATGCTAAAGCAAAAGAATTCTATGGCAAGGCTTGTGATGGTGGAATGCAACTAGGTTGTGATGGCTATAAACGGTTCAATGAAGCAGAGTATTAG
- a CDS encoding ComEC/Rec2 family competence protein has product MSQCQLPLTKRDIPNSLDLFVNKKQWIYFFIGCVCIFLFNLYFIYQDYRSYQSNTSYEMIAEVKSQYLKTKNKKQYFVLRVQDLKKYNFYTTSFLDLKLLINSKVRIYGKMAQCDFLKFLKGCYFNAYQIALMPKDAFKDRLREAINKEHSKLEHALFFRALFFGDSLTMESRKFINALGIAHLVAISGFHLGILSAFLLVILTPLYNFFHQRYFTYRNRFYDLGFLVLLCMFFYLILLDFQASFFRAFLMGVFGFWLFYNRIKILSFHMLLVLVVLMLAFFPRLIFNIGFILSVSGVFYIFLILKYLPKTKWYIWIFVFNISIFLLMGVVVHFYFPYFSPYQFLSIPLSIIFVAWFPLMLFLHCIGFGGIFDSFLEKILAFELPVIDFYTPLLLLVFYILLSLCAIFNKRCFYALLFCSIVFYGYLIYLFFIKKFF; this is encoded by the coding sequence ATGTCACAATGCCAATTACCATTGACTAAAAGAGATATTCCAAACTCTCTAGATTTATTTGTAAATAAGAAGCAATGGATTTATTTTTTTATCGGGTGTGTTTGCATCTTTCTTTTTAATCTTTATTTTATTTATCAAGACTATAGAAGCTACCAAAGTAATACAAGCTATGAAATGATTGCAGAGGTAAAGTCTCAATACTTAAAGACAAAAAATAAAAAGCAATATTTTGTATTGCGAGTGCAGGATTTAAAAAAATATAATTTTTATACCACCTCATTTTTAGATTTAAAACTTCTAATAAACTCCAAAGTTAGAATCTATGGGAAAATGGCTCAATGTGATTTCTTAAAATTCTTAAAAGGATGTTATTTTAATGCTTATCAAATTGCTTTAATGCCAAAGGATGCATTTAAAGATAGGCTAAGAGAAGCTATCAATAAAGAGCACTCTAAGCTAGAGCACGCTTTATTTTTTAGGGCCTTATTTTTTGGAGATTCTCTAACCATGGAATCTAGAAAATTCATCAATGCACTAGGAATTGCTCACCTTGTTGCAATTAGTGGATTTCATCTAGGAATTCTTAGTGCTTTTTTACTGGTTATACTCACTCCCCTTTATAATTTTTTTCATCAAAGATACTTTACTTATCGCAATAGATTCTATGATTTAGGGTTTTTAGTTTTATTGTGTATGTTTTTTTATTTGATTTTGCTTGATTTTCAAGCCTCTTTTTTTCGGGCTTTTTTGATGGGAGTTTTTGGCTTTTGGCTTTTTTACAACAGGATTAAAATCTTATCTTTTCATATGCTTTTAGTTTTAGTGGTCTTGATGCTTGCCTTTTTTCCAAGATTGATTTTTAATATAGGTTTTATTCTCTCTGTATCTGGAGTTTTTTATATTTTTTTAATCTTAAAATATCTTCCAAAAACAAAATGGTATATCTGGATTTTTGTATTTAATATAAGCATTTTTCTTTTGATGGGAGTGGTGGTTCATTTTTATTTTCCTTATTTCTCACCCTATCAATTCTTATCTATCCCTTTAAGCATAATTTTTGTTGCTTGGTTCCCCTTGATGTTATTTTTACATTGCATTGGATTTGGTGGTATTTTTGATTCTTTTTTGGAAAAGATTTTAGCCTTTGAGTTACCTGTAATAGACTTTTATACCCCATTATTACTTTTAGTATTTTATATTCTTCTATCTCTTTGTGCCATTTTTAATAAAAGATGTTTTTATGCTCTATTGTTTTGTAGCATCGTATTTTATGGCTACTTAATATATTTGTTTTTCATTAAAAAATTTTTTTAA
- a CDS encoding DUF502 domain-containing protein → MQAIFRLLGKGLLVILPFLILIWILSFFYRLIKHIIQFVFDTTASSVFATSMVFLCAFLILIYAGYLFEKKKEFILLKLSEFVIAKIPGVGTIYSVIKDMVKMFSGSGGENYLGVAMVDLAGSDVVGFITREEEGYFWIFVPTTPNPTSGILLRVPQDKVKKSDMSVSDGLKKVVSLGIK, encoded by the coding sequence ATGCAAGCTATTTTTCGTTTATTGGGTAAAGGACTTTTAGTTATCCTGCCTTTTTTAATTCTTATATGGATTTTGTCATTTTTTTATCGATTGATAAAGCATATTATCCAATTTGTATTTGACACAACAGCAAGTAGTGTTTTTGCAACTTCAATGGTATTTTTATGTGCTTTTTTAATTCTAATTTATGCTGGATATTTATTTGAGAAAAAAAAGGAATTTATACTTCTTAAACTATCAGAATTTGTCATTGCAAAAATTCCTGGGGTTGGAACAATTTATTCTGTCATCAAAGATATGGTAAAAATGTTCTCTGGATCTGGAGGAGAGAATTATTTAGGGGTTGCTATGGTAGATTTAGCTGGTAGTGATGTTGTGGGCTTTATCACAAGAGAAGAGGAGGGGTATTTTTGGATTTTTGTTCCAACAACACCAAACCCCACTTCAGGAATTTTACTTAGAGTGCCACAAGATAAGGTAAAAAAATCTGATATGAGCGTATCTGATGGTTTAAAAAAGGTTGTCTCGCTAGGAATCAAATAA
- a CDS encoding methionine-R-sulfoxide reductase — protein sequence MKQLTQQEAYILLHKGTEAPFSGEYNNFFKKGTYHCKQCDNALFSSEAKFKSGCGWPSFDACLEGAIKESLDQDGKRIEITCAKCGGHLGHVFFGEGFTSKNTRHCVNSLALKFKED from the coding sequence ATGAAACAATTAACTCAACAAGAAGCTTATATTCTTTTGCATAAAGGTACAGAGGCTCCATTTAGTGGGGAATATAATAACTTTTTTAAAAAAGGGACTTATCATTGCAAGCAATGTGATAATGCACTCTTTAGTTCAGAGGCAAAGTTTAAATCAGGATGTGGGTGGCCAAGCTTTGATGCGTGTTTGGAAGGAGCAATAAAGGAGAGTTTGGATCAAGATGGCAAGAGGATAGAGATTACTTGTGCTAAATGTGGGGGTCATTTGGGACATGTCTTTTTTGGTGAGGGTTTTACATCTAAAAATACGCGTCATTGTGTAAATTCTTTGGCATTGAAATTTAAGGAGGATTAG
- a CDS encoding DUF805 domain-containing protein: MRAIFQKMWDAYKRLWAYSIDFKGTSTRSDFWYALLFHLLLANVFVVLSIILNNASTPDGILRIYNIYSLATFIPFLSLLIRRFRDAGFSFWWVVISFLIDFIIFYYLYHLENPSLPSGLAFLFLAYKIFILIVLMLPSKKSTHSEDG, from the coding sequence TTGAGGGCTATTTTTCAAAAAATGTGGGATGCATATAAGAGGCTATGGGCTTATAGCATTGATTTTAAAGGCACTAGCACAAGGTCTGATTTTTGGTATGCATTATTGTTTCATCTACTTCTTGCTAATGTTTTTGTCGTCTTAAGCATTATCCTTAATAACGCCTCTACTCCAGATGGTATCCTAAGAATCTACAATATCTATTCTCTTGCAACCTTCATTCCTTTTTTAAGCTTATTGATTAGAAGATTTAGAGATGCAGGATTTAGCTTTTGGTGGGTAGTGATATCTTTTCTTATTGATTTTATTATTTTTTATTATCTTTATCACTTAGAAAACCCAAGCTTGCCATCTGGCCTTGCTTTTCTTTTCCTTGCATATAAAATTTTTATTTTGATTGTCTTGATGCTTCCTAGTAAAAAATCTACACACTCGGAGGATGGATGA
- a CDS encoding replicative DNA helicase, whose product MEEISQSYYASLERTILASIIFDPSNFDDILDQLQPKDFSYPSHQNIFEVCMQLHQQDNPLDEEFIKNKMDKKLVSEEEFLYILGTNPIANIEAYIKELKNASLKRELHHLANVLREQSLSTEYSSSEILEIVEKKIYEISTQSVQSEFRHSKDIIYSTVERMKELKALGNQEVTGVSTGFDELNKVTTGFNKGDLIIIGARPGMGKTTLALNIVQNVLNHNRGVAFFSLEMPAEQLMLRMLSALTSIPLSDLKIGKLDDGQWGELSRATNLMIEKDFYVDDGSSLNISQLRSKLRKLKSKNPNIDIAFVDYLQLMHGGSKERHIEVGEISRGLKVLARELQIPIVALSQLNRSVETRDDKKPLLSDLRESGSIEQDADIILFVYREDVYREREKKQKIAKLEVDGKKEEARALKKEMADEFTKNNGIYPVELIVAKNRNGETKDVRIQFNKRFTRFENKASPKQSEVVYTPTRDNDLEDVTMPITID is encoded by the coding sequence ATGGAAGAGATAAGTCAAAGCTATTATGCAAGTTTGGAGAGGACAATACTTGCTTCAATCATCTTTGATCCCTCTAATTTTGATGATATATTAGATCAATTGCAACCCAAAGACTTTTCCTATCCCTCTCATCAAAATATCTTTGAAGTATGTATGCAACTCCACCAACAAGATAATCCATTGGATGAAGAATTTATCAAAAATAAGATGGATAAAAAACTTGTGAGTGAAGAGGAGTTTTTGTATATTTTAGGCACAAATCCTATTGCAAATATTGAAGCTTATATCAAAGAACTCAAAAATGCTTCTTTAAAAAGAGAATTGCACCATCTAGCAAATGTGCTTAGAGAGCAATCCCTAAGCACTGAATATAGTAGCTCTGAAATTTTAGAGATTGTTGAAAAAAAGATTTATGAAATTTCAACCCAGAGTGTTCAAAGCGAGTTTAGACATTCTAAAGATATTATTTACTCTACTGTAGAGAGAATGAAAGAGTTAAAAGCTCTAGGGAATCAAGAGGTTACAGGAGTTTCTACAGGTTTTGATGAGCTTAATAAAGTAACCACAGGTTTTAATAAAGGGGACTTAATCATCATTGGTGCAAGACCTGGTATGGGAAAAACCACCCTTGCTTTAAACATTGTGCAAAATGTATTAAACCATAATAGAGGCGTGGCATTTTTTAGCTTAGAGATGCCTGCAGAGCAATTAATGTTAAGGATGCTATCAGCTCTTACATCCATTCCTCTTTCTGATTTAAAAATTGGTAAGCTAGATGATGGGCAATGGGGAGAGTTAAGCAGGGCTACAAACTTGATGATAGAAAAAGATTTTTATGTGGATGATGGGAGCTCTTTAAATATTAGTCAATTAAGATCTAAGCTAAGAAAACTCAAATCTAAAAATCCAAATATTGATATTGCTTTTGTGGATTATTTGCAGTTGATGCACGGAGGAAGCAAGGAAAGGCACATTGAAGTGGGAGAAATTAGCAGAGGCTTAAAGGTCTTAGCTAGAGAGTTGCAGATTCCAATTGTAGCTCTATCACAGCTTAATCGTAGTGTAGAGACTAGGGATGATAAAAAGCCTTTATTATCGGATTTAAGGGAATCGGGATCTATTGAACAAGATGCAGATATTATCCTATTTGTTTATCGTGAGGATGTGTATCGGGAGAGAGAAAAAAAGCAAAAAATAGCAAAGCTTGAAGTGGATGGCAAAAAAGAAGAAGCTAGGGCCTTGAAAAAAGAAATGGCAGATGAATTTACTAAGAATAATGGGATTTATCCTGTGGAATTGATTGTTGCAAAAAATAGAAATGGTGAAACCAAAGATGTAAGAATCCAATTTAATAAGCGCTTTACAAGATTTGAGAATAAGGCATCTCCAAAGCAATCTGAGGTAGTTTATACCCCTACAAGAGATAATGACTTAGAAGATGTCACAATGCCAATTACCATTGACTAA
- the sppA gene encoding signal peptide peptidase SppA: MKKILSILVAPFAFITKYFKACVFLLIVCLIFTSTRDSDSNNKDANLAKIYLQGPILDSTSIYEQVKKISQNPKIKGALLLINSPGGTISASVEISDIIKELNLKIPVIAYVQGTMASGSYYGGMYATKIYANRGAMIGSIGVIFNGFNLENLMQKIGIQSQSIAMGEFKEIGTPTRKWTKQEEDFLNQLLKEEYKMFIDDVADARKLDSKNYKNFAEGKIFTARVAKKLGLIDEIGSLDDAIAKLQDLAQVQDPIWLEKNKFDAYLEKIINSSTQIILQNLVYKLQ; this comes from the coding sequence ATGAAAAAAATTCTTTCAATACTTGTTGCACCTTTTGCTTTTATCACAAAGTATTTTAAAGCTTGTGTATTTTTGCTAATTGTTTGTTTGATCTTTACAAGTACAAGAGATTCTGATTCAAACAACAAAGATGCAAACCTAGCAAAAATCTACCTTCAAGGTCCGATTTTAGATTCTACAAGCATTTATGAACAGGTCAAAAAAATCTCACAAAATCCAAAAATTAAAGGAGCACTACTACTTATAAATTCTCCTGGTGGCACAATTAGTGCAAGTGTTGAAATTAGTGATATTATCAAGGAATTAAACCTTAAAATTCCTGTGATAGCCTATGTCCAAGGAACAATGGCAAGCGGTAGCTATTATGGTGGAATGTATGCTACAAAAATCTATGCAAATCGTGGTGCAATGATTGGCTCTATTGGTGTAATTTTTAATGGATTTAATCTTGAAAATCTGATGCAAAAAATTGGAATCCAATCCCAAAGTATTGCAATGGGAGAGTTTAAAGAAATTGGCACTCCTACAAGAAAATGGACAAAACAAGAAGAGGATTTCTTAAATCAATTATTAAAAGAAGAATATAAGATGTTTATTGATGATGTAGCAGATGCTAGAAAATTAGATTCTAAAAATTACAAAAATTTTGCAGAAGGTAAAATTTTTACTGCAAGGGTTGCAAAAAAACTAGGATTGATTGATGAGATTGGAAGTCTTGATGATGCAATAGCAAAACTCCAAGACTTAGCACAAGTGCAAGATCCTATCTGGCTAGAAAAGAATAAATTTGATGCGTATTTAGAAAAAATCATCAATTCCAGCACACAAATTATTCTGCAAAATCTTGTTTATAAACTACAATAA